From the Megalopta genalis isolate 19385.01 chromosome 13, iyMegGena1_principal, whole genome shotgun sequence genome, one window contains:
- the sotv gene encoding exostosin glycosyltransferase sotv, with protein sequence MSFPIRTSRKINKFSYQNQNVFMICLLTFTLFIILITTYHILKFGSTQKHSVHNAISINDLNFFHTQMLDVDSLVGDTTNLSCTYFGCFNVYRCGSQGNKLLIYVYPPKVYVDTSERPITSQMTKEFYQILSTIISSKFYTPNPYEACIFIPSIDTLNQNRLKLHEVSKALKALPFWNNGENHLIFNMVPGNVPDYNTIIDVPIGKAMIAGAGMSSLTYRPGFDISLPVYSSFINNLKPTLNNTRIWLAISSQININSAFEQDLLEIKAISPKDILILGPCIHYNSVNATVRCAGEDWYKYPNVLQTATFCLVIRGARLGQSTLLECMAAGSIPVIIADSLVMPFYDVIDWSRATIFVSEADILSIMSVLKKVSPQRIIELQEQGSWLYQKYFKSIEKITETTLEILADRVFPYLARDYIFWNVPPHKDITSPLSLPVTAPKTRGFTAVILTYDRLELLFLLINKLVKVPSLSKVLVIWNNQHKDPPHSSKWPKLSKPLKVIQTKENKLSNRFYPYNEIETEAILSIDDDIIMLTADEVEFAYEVWREFPDRIVGFPSRIHMWDNGTNCWKYESEWTNSISMVLTGAAFHHKYWSYMYTTAMPGDIKEWVDEHMNCEDIAMNFLVANITGKPPIKVTPKKKFRCPECTNTEMLSADLTHMVERTQCINRFSSIYGSMPLESAEFRADPVLFKDVFPEKLKRFNDIGSL encoded by the exons ATGTCATTTCCAATAAGAACgtcacgtaaaataaataaattttcataCCAAAATCAAAACGTGTTTATGATATGCTTGTTaacatttacattatttataattctaATTACAACATATCATATTTTGAAGTTTGGAAGTACCCAAAAACATTCTGTACATAATGCTATAAGCATTaatgacttaaatttttttCATACACAAATGCTAGATGTAGATTCCTTGGTAGGAGATACTACAAATCTTTCTTGTACATATTTTGGTTGTTTTAATGTTTATCGATGTGGCAGTCAAGGAAATAAACTTTTAATATATGTTTATCCACCAAAAGTGTATGTGGATACTTCAGAAAGACCTATAACCAGTCAGATGACAAAAGAATTTTATCAAATTTTGAGTACTATTATTTCAAGTAAATTTTATAcaccaaatccatacgaagcgtGTATATTTATTCCTTCGATTGATACATTGAATCAGAACAGATTAAAGTTACATGAAGTTTCAAAAGCCTTAAAGGCTTTACCATT CTGGAATAATGGTGAAAATCATCTTATATTTAATATGGTTCCTGGGAATGTACCAGATTACAATACAATCATTGATGTACCCATTGGAAAAGCAATGATTGCAGGTGCAGGAATGTCATCTTTAACATATAGACCTGGTTTCGACATTAGTTTACCAGTGTATAGTTCCTTCATAAACAATCTTAAACCTACTTTGAATAATACAAG GATTTGGTTAGCTATTTCGTcacaaattaatattaattctgCTTTTGAACAAGATTTATTAGAAAtaaaagctatatcaccaaAAGATATTTTGATATTAGGTCCATGTATACATTATAATTCTGTTAATGCGACAGTGCGATGTGCTGGAGAAGATTGGTATAAATATCCAAACGTTCTTCAA ACTGCAACATTTTGTCTAGTTATTCGTGGAGCAAGACTGGGTCAGAGTACACTTCTAGAATGTATGGCAGCAGGAAGTATACCTGTAATTATAGCTGATTCACTTGTAATGCCATTTTATGATGTAATTGATTGGAGCAG AGCTACTATATTTGTATCGGAAGCGGATATATTGTCAATAATGTCGGTTTTGAAAAAAGTATCGCCACAGCGAATTATAGAACTTCAAGAGCAAGGATCATGgctttatcaaaaatattttaaatcaaTAGAGAAGATAACAGAAACAACATTAGAAATACTTGCAGACCGTGTATTTCCATATTTAGCTAGAGATTATATATTTTGGAACGTACCTCCCCATAAAGA CATTACGTCACCGCTATCTTTACCAGTCACTGCACCAAAAACTCGAGGATTTACCGCTGTAATTTTGACTTACGATAGATTGGAATTACTATTTCTTTTGATTAATAAACTTGTTAAAGTTCCAAGTTTGTCTAAAGTTCTAGTAATATGGAATAATCAGCACAAAGATCCTCCACATT CATCCAAATGGCCAAAATTGAGCAAACCACTAAAAGTTATACAAACAAAGGAAAATAAATTATCTAACAGATTTTATCCATacaatgaaattgaaactgaaGCCATTCTATCGATAGATGATGATATTATAATGTTGACAGCAGATGAAGTAGAATTTGCTTATGAG GTGTGGAGGGAATTTCCAGACCGAATTGTTGGGTTCCCATCTCGAATTCATATGTGGGATAACGGCACCAATTGTTGGAAATATGAAAGCGAGTGGACCAATAGTATTTCTATGGTTTTAACCGGAGCTGCATTTCATCATAAA taTTGGAGTTACATGTACACAACTGCTATGCCAGGTGACATAAAGGAATGGGTTGACGAACATATGAATTGCGAAGATATAGCTATGAACTTTTTAGTAGCAAATATTACAGGCAAACCACcaataaaa GTAACACCAAAGAAAAAGTTTCGATGTCCAGAATGTACGAATACCGAAATGCTTTCAGCAGACTTGACACACATGGTAGAACGCACGCAATGCATTAATAGATTCTCTTCAATATATGGATCAATGCCGTTAGAATCGGCTGAATTTCGTGCAGATCCAGTCTTATTTAAAGATGTATTTCCAGAAAAGCTCAAACGATTCAATGATATCGGAAGTTTGtaa
- the Nprl3 gene encoding GATOR complex protein Nprl3 has protein sequence MEINPLSTILVKSDSKGDRLLFRYPHIAKHIRDSNQCTKRKNPYSLTIAEDSLQSLPFSTSNVSNGNLTGVTDEVLSTLFAVKPELCEQKFELKVNDVRFVGHPTLVPSRGLKEVNSSMLFNIVFALPAQASHSIVKCYYDLSKRLGIALRHEEKRCGFLTEEIKIMVSTHDEVATRSEGESDCDESPYELILQRSLLARDLKSVFNSLSTSGIINIMINKWIQVRFCLPQKVHQSHKKGFVINPEIIDRCLNSLRPYHGLLLLIEPLNLLDTLPIDSSPALKCLIQMYSPLKSLQTLAADSDLTLTQVFQLTGHLVYWAKATIIYPLCESNVYVISPDAVITNQLLEAFSEEFPGLCLLQVISDFSLPTSISQKLNPLNQSQQQTQLVKIIIWLLKNHLLLQLHTYVQYMPTVHGRIPLDLKDETNYNIKEITESGSTRNLNDTSKGTSTDMKEELLLNLHKENGIYNYQSEDYDIPSDDRKLLDKLCRLGYFNGGHHLEEIMYLENIRRSQILQILDKFRDVLITCECEDPAIALFFSQFGS, from the exons ATGGAAATAAATCCATTAAGTACAATTCTTGTGAAAAGTGACAGCAAAGGTGATAGACTCTTGTTTCGTTATCCACATATAGCCAAACACATACGAGATTCCAATCAGtgtacaaaaagaaaaaacccTTATTCTTTAACTATAGCAGAAGATTCATTACAG TCTTTACCTTTCTCAACCTCCAACGTAAGCAATGGAAATTTAACTGGAGTAACCGATGAAGTCTTGTCAACGTTATTTGCTGTTAAACCAGAATTGTGTGAACAGAAGTTTGAATTAAAAGTAAACGATGTTCGCTTTGTTGGACACCCAACTCTCGTTCCATCTCGTGGATTAAAAGAAGTAAATTCTTCTATGCTATTTAATATAGTCTTTGCCCTTCCTGCACAAGCAAGTCACTCTATAGTAAAATGTTATTACGATTTAAGTAAAAG ATTAGGTATAGCATTGAGGCACGAAGAAAAAAGATGTGGATTTTTAACAGAAGAAATCAAAATTATGGTTTCTACTCATGACGAAGTTGCTACTAG ATCGGAAGGTGAAAGTGATTGCGATGAATCACCGTACGAATTAATATTGCAAAGAAGCTTACTTGCACGTGATTTAAAATCTGTGTTCAATAGTCTCAGTACTTCtggaattattaatattatgatcaATAAATGGATTCAAGTTCGTTTCTGCCTACCACAAAAAGTTCATCAATCCCATAAGAAAGGATTTGTTATTAATCCAGAAATAATAGATAG ATGTTTAAATAGTTTAAGACCATATCATggtttattattacttattgaGCCATTAAACTTGTTGGATACGCTTCCTATAGATTCTTCTCCAGCTCTTAAATGTCTTATTCAGATGTACAGTCCATTGAAAAGTTTGCAAACTTTAGCTGCTGATTCTGACCTTACGCTTACTCAAGTTTTTCAATTAACCGGTCATCTAGTTTACTGGGCCAAAGCTACTATAATTTATCCCCTTTGTGAAAGCAACGTGTATGTTATATCACCAGATGCTGTTATCACAAATCAATTACTAGAGGCATTTTCTGAAGAATTTCCAGGGCTATGTCTTTTACAA GTTATTAGTGATTTTTCATTGCCAACGTCGATAAGTCAAAAATTGAATCCTTTGAATCAATCGCAACAACAAACGCaattagtaaaaataataatatggttattaaaaaatcatttgcttttaCAATTGCACACATATGTGCAGTACATGCCAACTGTACATGGTCGAATACCTCTG GATTTAAAGGATGAAACTAATTATAACATAAAAGAAATCACCGAAAGTGGCAGTACAAGAAATTTGAATGACACTTCAAAAGGAACTTCAACTGATATGAaagaagaattattattaaatcttCATAAAGAAAATGGTATATATAATTATCAATCAGAAGATTATGATATTCCTTCTGATGACAGGAAATTACTTGACAAACTCTGTCGTCTTGGATATTTTAATGGAGGGCATCACTTGGAAGAAATTATGTATTTAGAAAATATACGTAGGTCTCAAATATTACAGATTTTAGATAAGTTTCGAGATGTATTAATTACATGTGAATGTGAAGACCCTGCTATAGCTTTGTTTTTTAGTCAATTTGGTTCTTag